In Mucilaginibacter boryungensis, a single window of DNA contains:
- a CDS encoding DUF58 domain-containing protein → MAKDTKDLLKKVRKIEIKTRGLSNHLFSGEYHSAFKGRGMAFSEVREYQIGDEIRTIDWNVTARFNHPYVKVFDEERELTVMILMDVSASENFGTNTQQKQELATELCAVLAFSAIQNNDKVGVIFFSDKIEKFIPPKKGRSHILMIIRELIAFTPENKGTDVGQALKFFTGAIKKKCTAFLMSDFISPAFENELKIANKKHDIIALRLYDKHDEEFPDLGLIPLKDEETGQLVWVNTGDKQVRNAYKAEALRRNANLKDVFSRSGVDATAIGTHESYVKPLMTLFKKREGRR, encoded by the coding sequence ATGGCTAAGGATACCAAAGACCTGCTGAAGAAAGTAAGGAAGATCGAGATAAAAACGCGGGGGCTGAGCAATCATTTGTTCAGCGGCGAATACCACTCGGCCTTTAAGGGGAGGGGTATGGCTTTTAGCGAAGTGCGCGAATACCAGATTGGCGATGAAATACGCACCATCGATTGGAACGTGACTGCCCGCTTTAATCACCCTTATGTAAAGGTGTTTGATGAGGAGCGCGAATTGACCGTGATGATCCTGATGGATGTAAGCGCCTCGGAAAACTTTGGTACCAACACCCAGCAAAAGCAGGAACTGGCTACCGAACTTTGCGCCGTTTTGGCTTTTTCAGCCATTCAGAACAATGATAAGGTTGGCGTGATCTTCTTTAGTGATAAGATAGAGAAGTTCATCCCGCCCAAAAAAGGTCGCAGCCATATCCTGATGATCATCCGCGAGCTGATCGCTTTTACACCCGAAAACAAGGGTACAGATGTAGGCCAGGCGCTGAAGTTTTTTACCGGTGCCATTAAAAAGAAATGTACCGCATTTTTAATGTCCGATTTTATCAGTCCAGCATTTGAAAACGAGTTGAAGATAGCCAACAAGAAGCACGACATTATTGCCCTGAGGCTATATGATAAACACGATGAGGAATTTCCTGACTTAGGCCTGATCCCATTAAAGGATGAAGAAACAGGTCAGTTGGTTTGGGTGAATACCGGCGATAAACAGGTACGCAATGCTTATAAAGCCGAAGCCTTGCGCCGGAACGCTAACCTGAAGGATGTGTTCAGTCGCTCGGGTGTGGATGCTACGGCTATCGGCACGCACGAATCATACGTAAAACCATTAATGACCTTATTTAAAAAACGCGAAGGCAGAAGGTAA